The Verrucomicrobiota bacterium nucleotide sequence CAGAGTGGCTTCAGTGCTATGTAAAGATCGAAGGGTTAAGTGGGGTAAGGATGAGAGGTGCTTGATTAATTTTTCTCCAATGTCCTTTTCAGCAGGTCCTTCGAGAGCGATCCGATTCATGGTGGATCCTGGAATGGGTTCACTGGAAATGATGTTTAACTTCGGGCAGACGAATTTTATTTCAGGCTCAAGCGCTTTAACGGGCCCAGTGATTTCCAACTGGTAGGAACACTCTGGAAGAAACTCTTTGCGGAGCTCGCCCGGGGTTCCCGCTGCTACGACAAAACCGCGATTGATGATGATAACCCGGTCACAGGTGAGTTCGATTTCTGGTAAAATGTGGCTGGAAATAATCACGCTCATTCGGCCCCTCAGCGTTCCTATGAGGTCTCGAATCTTCAGGATTTGGTGAGGATCCAGGCCGATAGTCGGTTCGTCCATGATGATCACCTCCGGTTCCGAGAGAATGGCTTCGGCAATTCCAATCCGTTGTCGGTAGCCTTTTGATAAACCTTCAATTACGCGCTTCCTGGCTTGGGTCAGGTCACAGAGCTCCAAGACATAGTCGATGCGCTTGCGCAGCTTTCTGCCAGACATCTCTTTGAGCTTCCCACGAAATTTTAAATACTCGCCAACCCGCATATCCACCGGAAGTGGATTGTTTTCGGGCATGTAACCGATCTTGCGCTTTATCTCCTCCGGATGAGTCGCAACGGGAATGCCGCAAATGTAAGCACAAC carries:
- a CDS encoding ABC transporter ATP-binding protein, whose protein sequence is MEDSVEYSIEVKNLTKQYGRITAIQDISFSLKKGEIVGFLGPNGAGKSTTMKILTGLISANSGCAYICGIPVATHPEEIKRKIGYMPENNPLPVDMRVGEYLKFRGKLKEMSGRKLRKRIDYVLELCDLTQARKRVIEGLSKGYRQRIGIAEAILSEPEVIIMDEPTIGLDPHQILKIRDLIGTLRGRMSVIISSHILPEIELTCDRVIIINRGFVVAAGTPGELRKEFLPECSYQLEITGPVKALEPEIKFVCPKLNIISSEPIPGSTMNRIALEGPAEKDIGEKLIKHLSSLPHLTLRSLHSTEATLEDIFLAATKRSWEVLADQPERLTAVPFQKNEPVAVVEEEKEG